The Burkholderia sp. NRF60-BP8 genomic sequence GCGTCGATTCGCTCGCCGAGCGCGTGCTGATGAGCCGGCGCACGTTCACGCGCCACTTCCGCCAGGCGACGGGCACGACCGTCACCGCGTGGCTGCAGGCCGAGCGGCTCGCGCGCGCGCGGCATCTGCTCGAAACCACCGGACAATCGATCGACGCGATCGCGCAGGCGGCCGGCTACGGCTCGAGCGTGTCGCTGCGCCAGCATTTCGCGGGCGCGCTCGGCACGTCGCCGTCTGCGTATCGAAGGGAATTTCGCGGCGCCGGAGCCGGCGCCGGACGGTGACGCCCGCCGCGCGGGCGGCGGGCAGGCCGCGACGCGGCGCCGGGCGGCCGGTCAGCCGCCGTTGAACCAGCGTGCCGCGTAAAGCAGCAGCGCGACGAACACGATCATCGCCGCCCAGGCCCACACGGGTATCGTGCCGGAATCGCGATGCCGGAGCGCGCTCGCCGCCCGCCCGCTCAGCGCGCCGCCGAGATGCGGCGGCAGCGCACGCTTCGTCGCGGCCACCAGCGATGCCGGCCGCAGAAATACGTGCTGGCGTCGCTGCGCGGATGAGTTCGCGCGATTCGGCGCGAGGCCGTGCTTCGCCTGCACGACCGCCCCGAACTCGCGGAAGAACGTGTCGGTCCATTCGCGCAGCGCATTGTCGATCTGCCGCCCCGGCAGTTCGGCGAGCGGCCCGCTCGCCGTCGCCCAGACCACGTACTCGATTCGCGTGGCGCTCGCATCGTCATCCGGCATCAGTGCGAGTTCGACCTGGCCGCGCAGTGCGCCGAGGCCGTCGGCCCGCGCCTTGAAGTTGAGCACGCGGCGCGGCCGCCCTTCCGCGTCGCCCTGCTCGGCGGCCGCATGCGCGCGCACGTCGTAGCGGGCGCGCAGCGGACCGAGCGGCACCGTGATCGTCAGCGCGAACTCGCCGTGCGCGAGTTTCACGAACGATTCGCAATGATCGAAGCTCGCCCGCAACAGCGCGAGATCCTCCAGCGCATCCCGCACGACAGGCGGCGCGAGCGGTACGCGTAACGTGTCGTTCAGTTCCATGACGCCTCCCCGATGAACGCACGCCGCATCAGGACGTCTCGACGAGACTGTCGACCCGTGCGACATCGAAGGCGACGTAGTGCGCCAGCACGGCCGCCGCCTCGTTCGGTTCTTCGTAACTCCATGCGGCGTTCTCGATCACGCCGTCTTCCGTCTGCAAGTCGAAATGCACGGCCTGCCCCCTGAACGGGCAGGCCGACGTGACGCCCGATTTCACGAGCCGGCGCATGTTGACGTCGCTGCGCGGCAGGTAATGGATGTCCGGGAGCCCCGCTTCACGCACGGTCAGCGCGCCGTGCGAATCGGCATAGGTGATGCCGCGATGAATCACGCGCACGCGATGGCGGTTCGGCACGATTTCGAGTCGAGGGTCGGCTGCATCGGACATCGTTTCTCCTTCGGGCGGCCGCCAGGCCGGGGCAGGAAACGAAAAAGCCACGGCACGCATGCCGTGGCTTTCATTATGGGCGAAACTTCGTCCGAGTGCGCGCCCGGGCCCCGGGCCGCGCGCGGCGGGCTACTGCGCACTCCACTGGAACGCGGCTTTCGCGCCGCCCTTCGCGCCGACCGTGACGGCGCGCGATTCGTCGCTGCCCTGGTACGACGCATGCACCGTATAGCGCCCCGGCGGCAGCTTCACCAGCATGTACGGCCCGCGCGCGTCGGTCGCCAGCACCTCGGTGCCCTTGCCGTCGACGATCCGCACATGGACGTCGGCCAGGAATTCGCCGCCCTTGCCGGTGAAGCGCAGCGCCAGCGGCCACGACGCCTCGTTACGCTGGAATGCCGTCGACTGGTCCTTGCCGATACCGCCCGACACGTAGCTGACATCGCCTTGCTGGCTCGCGGCGGGCAGACCGTCCGACTGCGCGTACGCGCCGGTCGCGAGGCCGGCGGTCAGCGCCGCGGCGACGGCAAATCGGGACACGTTGCGTAGATATTGCATGGCTCTCTCCTTGGGGTCGGAACACATACGGGCGCAGCGTCACGCGGTCGCACGGCGACGGCGCCCGCCGCGGCCGGCCACACCGGCCGTCGGCCGTGGCCGGTCAGCTCAGGTCGACCGGCACGAAGATCTGTGCATTATCGCGCTGGATCAGCAGAGCAAGACTGTTGCCCGCGCCCTTCACCGCGTCGCGCAACTGCTCGGGGCTCGTGACCGGGCGGCCGTTGACCGCGAGGATCACGTCGCCCGGCTGGATGCCCGCGTTGGCGGCCGGCCCGCCGGCCTGCTGCACGATCAGCCCGTGCGACAGGTTGCTGGCGCTGCGCTCCTGCGGCGACAGCGGACGCACCGCGACACCCAGGCGGCCCTGTTCGACCGGCCCGCCGTCGTTCGACGCGAGCTTCGCATCGGACATCGCGCCGAGCGTCACGCTGATCGACTTCTTCGACTTGTCGCGCCAGATCTGCAGGTCGGCCTTCGAACCCGGCTTCAGGTTCGCGATCTGCGCGGGCAGCGACGTCGAATCGGCGACCGGCGAACCGTTGACCGACAGAATCACGTCGCCCGGTTGCAGGCCGGCCTTCGCCGCCGGACCGTTGGCGTCGACCGAGCTGACGAGCGCGCCGTCCGGCTTCTGCAGTCCGAACGAACTCGCGAGCGTCTGGTTCAGCCCCTGCACGGCGACGCCGAGGCGGCCGCGGCTCACGTGGCCCGTCTTCACGAGCTCGTCCTTCACCTTGATCGCCTCGTTGATCGGGATCGCGAACGACAGGCCCTGGAAGCCGCCCGTCTGCGAGTAGATCATCGAGTTGATGCCGATCACCTCGCCCTGCAGGTTGAACAACGGGCCGCCGGAGTTGCCGGGGTTCACCGGCACGTCGGTCTGAATGAACGGCGTGTAGTTCTCGTCCGGCAGCGCACGCGACTTCGCGCTGATGATGCCCGACGTGACCGTGTTGTCGAAGCCGTACGGCGAGCCGATCGCGACGACCCACTGGCCAACCTTGCTCTGCGCCGGGTCGCCGATCTTCACGGTCGGCAGGCCGCTCGCGTCGATTTTCAGCACGGCGACGTCGGACTGCTTGTCGGAGCCGACGACCTTCGCCTTGTATTCGCGCTTGTCGGTCAGCTTGACCGTGACGACGTTCGCGCCGTCGATCACGTGTGCATTGGTGAGAATGTATCCGTCGGAACTGACGATGAAGCCCGACCCGAGACTCGCGCTCGGCTGGTCGTCCGGCTGCGCGTCGCCGCCCATGCCCGGCACCTGGCCGTAGAAGTGCTTGAAGAACTGGTAGAACGGGTCGCTCGGATCGATCGGCAGTTGCGGTTGCGGCGCGCGCCGCGACACCTGCTTCACGACATGCTTCGCGCTGATGTTCACGACCGCCGGGCCGTAGGTCTCGACGAGCCCGGAGAAATCGGGAATGCCGGTCTTGGCCGCGGCTTCGGCCGGCATCAATGCGGCCGCCTGCGCGGGCGTGATGATCTGCGGATCGGCGCGGCGGGTGCCGGCGAAATAGCCGGCCGACAGGGCAGCCGCCACGGCGACCGCGACGGTGCCGCGCGCAAGGAATCGGGTGTTCATCGTAGGACCTCCTCTTTGTTAGGACGCAGCGTAACGACCCTGACTTAAAGGAGGCTTAATCAGCCTTAAGCGGGGCTTAAGCGGCTGCCGGCACCCGGCCCGCGCCGCCCTCGCCGGACGCCCCCTTCAGACGGATTCGGAAGGCTGCGGCGCCGGGGCCGGCATCTCGGCATCGCGGAACACGACGCTGACGAGCAGGCCGCCCGCGGCCGCATCGCCGAGCGACACCGTCGCGCCCTGCTGCGCGGCCACACGCTTGACGATCGCGAGCCCGAGCCCGCTGCCCGACACGTCGGTGCGCGCGCGCGCCGTGCTGTCGCGATAGAAGCGGTCGAACACGCGCTCGCGCTCGGCCGCCGGAATGCCCGGCCCGCTGTCGGCGATCTGCACGCAGGCGCGGCCGGCCGCGTCGCGCGTCAGCGACACGTCGATGCGGCCGCCGTCCGGCGTGTACTTCACCGCGTTGTCGAGCAGGTTGCCGAACATCACGCGCAGCGCGCCGACGTCCGCGACGACGCTCGCCGCACACGTTTCCTCGAAGCCGAGATCGATGTCGTGCCGCTGCGCGAGCGGCGCATGCGCGGCCACGCATTCGGCGAGCAGCGCCTGCAGGTCGACCGGTTCGCGCATCGTCGCGCCGTCCGGCTCGGCGCGCGCGAGCGCGAGCAGTTGCTCGGTGAGACGTGTCGCGCGCGACACGCCGT encodes the following:
- a CDS encoding CoxG family protein; the encoded protein is MELNDTLRVPLAPPVVRDALEDLALLRASFDHCESFVKLAHGEFALTITVPLGPLRARYDVRAHAAAEQGDAEGRPRRVLNFKARADGLGALRGQVELALMPDDDASATRIEYVVWATASGPLAELPGRQIDNALREWTDTFFREFGAVVQAKHGLAPNRANSSAQRRQHVFLRPASLVAATKRALPPHLGGALSGRAASALRHRDSGTIPVWAWAAMIVFVALLLYAARWFNGG
- a CDS encoding DUF427 domain-containing protein encodes the protein MSDAADPRLEIVPNRHRVRVIHRGITYADSHGALTVREAGLPDIHYLPRSDVNMRRLVKSGVTSACPFRGQAVHFDLQTEDGVIENAAWSYEEPNEAAAVLAHYVAFDVARVDSLVETS
- a CDS encoding carboxypeptidase-like regulatory domain-containing protein; translation: MQYLRNVSRFAVAAALTAGLATGAYAQSDGLPAASQQGDVSYVSGGIGKDQSTAFQRNEASWPLALRFTGKGGEFLADVHVRIVDGKGTEVLATDARGPYMLVKLPPGRYTVHASYQGSDESRAVTVGAKGGAKAAFQWSAQ
- a CDS encoding DegQ family serine endoprotease, which produces MNTRFLARGTVAVAVAAALSAGYFAGTRRADPQIITPAQAAALMPAEAAAKTGIPDFSGLVETYGPAVVNISAKHVVKQVSRRAPQPQLPIDPSDPFYQFFKHFYGQVPGMGGDAQPDDQPSASLGSGFIVSSDGYILTNAHVIDGANVVTVKLTDKREYKAKVVGSDKQSDVAVLKIDASGLPTVKIGDPAQSKVGQWVVAIGSPYGFDNTVTSGIISAKSRALPDENYTPFIQTDVPVNPGNSGGPLFNLQGEVIGINSMIYSQTGGFQGLSFAIPINEAIKVKDELVKTGHVSRGRLGVAVQGLNQTLASSFGLQKPDGALVSSVDANGPAAKAGLQPGDVILSVNGSPVADSTSLPAQIANLKPGSKADLQIWRDKSKKSISVTLGAMSDAKLASNDGGPVEQGRLGVAVRPLSPQERSASNLSHGLIVQQAGGPAANAGIQPGDVILAVNGRPVTSPEQLRDAVKGAGNSLALLIQRDNAQIFVPVDLS